A genomic segment from Actinoplanes sichuanensis encodes:
- the cobT gene encoding nicotinate-nucleotide--dimethylbenzimidazole phosphoribosyltransferase: MTLETTLAAIRPADAEAMTAARDLQARLTKPAGSLGALEELSVRLAGLAGVCPPPRPEPATVAVFAGDHGVHAQRVSPWPQEVTAQMVANFVAGGAVVNAFARQTGADVMVVDVGVAIPLHGGPNLLDANVRRGTRDMTIGPALTREEALAAVEVGIQVARTLVEQGAKALLTGDMGIANTTPAAALIAVFTGTSAGVVTGRGTGIDDDTLAHKVAVVTAALDRHSPDPADPLGVLAAVGGLEHAALTGFILGAAACRVPVIVDGVIAASAAVAAAAFAPDSVAAMVAGHRSAEPGASVALAHLGLEPLLDLGMRLGEGSGAVLALPVVQAAVRVLHEVATFDSAGVSEK; the protein is encoded by the coding sequence GTGACGCTGGAGACCACCCTGGCGGCCATCCGGCCCGCCGACGCCGAGGCGATGACCGCCGCCCGTGACCTGCAGGCCCGCCTCACCAAGCCGGCCGGTTCGCTCGGCGCTCTGGAGGAGTTGTCGGTGCGGCTGGCCGGCCTGGCCGGAGTCTGCCCACCGCCGCGGCCCGAGCCGGCCACCGTCGCGGTCTTCGCCGGTGACCACGGTGTGCACGCCCAGCGGGTCAGCCCGTGGCCGCAGGAGGTCACCGCGCAGATGGTGGCCAACTTCGTGGCGGGCGGCGCCGTGGTCAACGCGTTCGCCAGGCAGACCGGTGCCGACGTCATGGTGGTCGACGTCGGGGTGGCGATCCCGCTGCACGGCGGCCCGAACCTGCTGGACGCGAATGTGCGCCGCGGCACCCGGGACATGACGATCGGCCCGGCGCTGACCCGCGAGGAGGCTCTGGCCGCGGTCGAGGTCGGCATCCAGGTCGCCCGGACACTCGTCGAGCAGGGTGCGAAAGCGCTGCTCACCGGCGACATGGGCATCGCCAACACGACACCCGCGGCGGCGCTGATCGCGGTCTTCACCGGTACGTCGGCCGGTGTGGTGACCGGTCGCGGCACCGGCATCGACGACGACACCCTCGCTCACAAGGTCGCCGTGGTGACCGCCGCGCTGGACCGGCACTCCCCGGACCCGGCCGACCCGCTCGGTGTGCTGGCCGCGGTCGGGGGCCTGGAGCACGCCGCGCTGACCGGGTTCATCCTCGGCGCCGCCGCGTGCCGGGTGCCGGTGATCGTCGACGGCGTGATCGCCGCCTCGGCCGCCGTCGCCGCCGCGGCGTTCGCCCCGGACTCGGTGGCCGCGATGGTCGCCGGGCACCGTTCGGCCGAGCCGGGCGCCTCGGTGGCGCTCGCCCACCTCGGTCTGGAGCCGCTTCTCGACCTGGGCATGCGCCTCGGCGAGGGCAGCGGCGCGGTGCTGGCCCTGCCGGTCGTGCAGGCCGCGGTGCGCGTGCTGCACGAGGTGGCGACGTTCGACTCGGCGGGAGTGTCGGAGAAGTGA
- the cobC gene encoding Rv2231c family pyridoxal phosphate-dependent protein CobC, whose amino-acid sequence MSFDLDHHGDAEVGAGLIDLAVNVRHQAMPGWLADPIAASLGSLSAYPDGRAATAAVAARHRRDPAEVLLTAGAAQAFVLLAQALRGARRPIVVHPQFTEPEAALRNAGHRVERVILREADGFRLDPDLVPEDADLVFVGNPTNPTSVLHPAGDVAKLARPGRVLVVDEAFADTTFRPGVPGEPESLAERRDLPGLVVLRSLTKTWGLAGLRIGYALGPADLLRRLAAAQPLWAVSTPALAAATACASPVAVAAEREIAAALAAERAHLVERLRRVPSVTVPGEPASAFVSVRLPGADSIRADLRERGYAVRRGDTFPGLGADWLRIAVRDTATTDRFVQTLSEVIEERP is encoded by the coding sequence ATGAGTTTCGACCTCGATCATCACGGCGACGCCGAGGTGGGTGCGGGACTGATCGATCTCGCGGTCAATGTGCGGCACCAGGCCATGCCCGGCTGGCTGGCGGATCCGATCGCCGCGTCGTTGGGCTCGCTGTCGGCGTACCCGGACGGGCGCGCGGCCACCGCGGCGGTCGCCGCCCGGCACCGCCGGGATCCGGCGGAGGTGCTGCTCACCGCCGGTGCGGCGCAGGCGTTCGTGCTGCTAGCGCAGGCCCTGCGCGGCGCCCGCCGACCGATCGTGGTGCATCCGCAGTTCACCGAGCCGGAGGCCGCGCTGCGCAACGCCGGCCATCGGGTGGAGCGGGTGATCCTGCGCGAGGCCGACGGTTTCCGGCTCGACCCGGACCTGGTCCCGGAGGACGCCGATCTGGTCTTCGTCGGCAACCCGACCAACCCGACCTCGGTTCTTCATCCGGCCGGTGACGTGGCGAAACTGGCCCGTCCGGGCCGGGTGCTGGTGGTCGACGAGGCGTTCGCCGACACCACCTTCCGGCCCGGAGTGCCGGGCGAGCCGGAGTCGCTGGCCGAGCGCCGGGACCTGCCCGGCCTGGTGGTGCTGCGCAGCCTGACCAAGACGTGGGGGCTGGCCGGCCTACGGATCGGCTACGCGCTCGGCCCGGCCGATCTGCTGCGGCGGCTGGCCGCCGCGCAGCCGCTCTGGGCGGTCTCCACGCCGGCGCTCGCCGCGGCGACCGCGTGCGCGTCGCCGGTCGCGGTCGCCGCGGAACGCGAGATCGCCGCGGCCCTCGCGGCCGAGCGCGCCCATCTGGTGGAACGGTTGCGGCGAGTGCCGAGCGTCACGGTTCCCGGTGAGCCGGCCTCCGCATTCGTTTCGGTACGGCTGCCCGGCGCCGATTCCATCCGGGCTGACCTGCGCGAACGCGGCTACGCGGTGCGCCGTGGCGACACCTTTCCGGGCCTGGGCGCGGATTGGCTCCGGATTGCGGTGCGCGACACTGCCACCACAGACCGATTCGTGCAGACTCTGAGCGAAGTGATCGAGGAGCGACCGTGA
- a CDS encoding transglycosylase domain-containing protein, translated as MTNRRPTVAGRVALLIRAGLIAGLVITGLSYPFAALAGMGVKAGAEALENMPEQLTELPPAQTTYVYANDGKTLLTMFYEEHRKHIALKDMSPYVIKAIVASEDSRFYEHHGVDAKGVARAFVANQKAGGVSQGASTLTMQYVRMALRDSARTPQEALEATEQTAARKLREMRLAIEVEQRLSKEEILERYLNAAYYGHRAYGIFAASQIFFSKAPRDLSLTEAALIAGLVKAPSAYDPATKNQKAALDRRNYVIDQMLKGNAITAEQAGSAKKSKIKLKLSTPPNGCISVAAKHNDWGFFCDYFTSWWREQPAFGRTPLEREENLRRGGYRVVTTIDPKIQRYAMSHVLEKEGRGSAIAHGQVVVQPGTGRVLSMAVNRTYSLDQEKNGRHSDWRQDDDVKGNYPNTVNPLLGGGDMAGYQAGSTFKIFTMLAALEAGLPLSTSFYSPQRFVTRYITAPGPATCGIYWCPKNSSESMTGTQNMWTGFGKSVNTYFVQLEQRVGAEKAVRMAERLGLRWRTDIDRKLATKEHASGWGAFTLGVSDATPVEMANVFATLAAEGRYCEPLPVLSIRNPDGSHALYQDRLIAEPRCHQEIKVNVARAATDAARCVTGYGSSRGGCGGWGTSSMVYGTLGRPVAGKSGTTDGNKTAWFSGYTPQLAASAFVADPDNPEHLVGSGRSTMSKYTVAQTLRDALDGKPREDFKPPSDKYVW; from the coding sequence GTGACGAACCGACGCCCCACCGTAGCCGGAAGAGTCGCCCTCCTGATCCGGGCCGGACTGATCGCAGGCCTGGTCATCACCGGCCTCTCCTACCCGTTCGCCGCACTGGCCGGGATGGGTGTCAAAGCCGGTGCCGAAGCCCTGGAGAACATGCCCGAGCAGCTCACCGAACTGCCACCGGCCCAGACCACATACGTCTACGCGAACGACGGGAAGACGCTGCTCACGATGTTCTACGAGGAGCACCGCAAACACATCGCCCTCAAGGACATGTCCCCTTACGTGATCAAGGCGATCGTCGCCTCCGAGGACTCCCGCTTCTACGAGCACCACGGCGTCGACGCCAAAGGGGTGGCCCGCGCGTTCGTCGCCAACCAGAAGGCCGGCGGCGTCTCCCAGGGCGCGTCCACGCTCACCATGCAGTACGTCCGGATGGCCCTGCGCGACAGCGCCCGCACCCCGCAGGAGGCGCTCGAGGCCACCGAACAGACCGCCGCCCGCAAACTCCGCGAGATGCGGCTCGCCATCGAGGTCGAACAGCGGCTCAGCAAGGAGGAGATCCTCGAGCGGTACCTCAACGCCGCGTACTACGGCCACCGCGCCTACGGGATCTTCGCCGCCTCGCAGATCTTCTTCTCCAAGGCGCCGCGCGACCTCAGCCTCACCGAAGCGGCGCTGATCGCCGGGCTGGTCAAGGCGCCATCCGCCTACGACCCGGCCACCAAGAACCAGAAGGCCGCCCTGGATCGCCGCAACTACGTGATCGACCAGATGCTCAAGGGCAACGCGATCACCGCCGAACAGGCCGGTTCGGCCAAGAAATCGAAGATCAAACTGAAGCTGAGCACACCCCCGAACGGCTGCATCTCGGTCGCCGCCAAACACAACGACTGGGGCTTCTTCTGCGACTACTTCACCAGCTGGTGGCGCGAACAACCGGCCTTCGGCAGGACCCCGCTGGAACGCGAGGAGAATCTGCGCCGCGGCGGCTACCGGGTGGTCACCACCATCGACCCCAAGATCCAGCGGTACGCGATGAGTCACGTCCTGGAGAAGGAGGGGCGGGGCAGCGCCATCGCCCACGGACAGGTGGTCGTGCAGCCCGGCACCGGACGGGTGCTCAGCATGGCGGTCAACCGCACCTACTCCCTCGACCAGGAGAAGAACGGCCGACACAGCGACTGGCGGCAGGACGACGACGTCAAAGGCAACTATCCGAACACCGTGAACCCGCTGCTCGGCGGTGGTGACATGGCCGGCTACCAGGCCGGATCCACCTTCAAGATCTTCACCATGCTGGCCGCCCTGGAGGCGGGCCTGCCGCTGTCCACCTCCTTCTACTCGCCGCAGCGGTTCGTCACCCGGTACATCACCGCGCCCGGGCCGGCCACCTGTGGCATCTACTGGTGCCCGAAGAACTCCAGCGAATCGATGACCGGCACCCAGAACATGTGGACCGGCTTCGGCAAATCGGTGAACACCTACTTCGTACAGCTCGAACAGCGGGTCGGCGCGGAGAAGGCGGTCCGCATGGCCGAACGGCTCGGGCTCCGCTGGCGCACCGACATCGACCGGAAGCTCGCCACCAAGGAACACGCCTCCGGCTGGGGCGCCTTCACCCTCGGGGTCAGCGACGCCACCCCGGTCGAGATGGCAAACGTCTTCGCCACCCTCGCCGCCGAAGGACGATACTGCGAACCGCTGCCGGTGCTCAGCATCCGCAACCCCGACGGTTCGCACGCCCTCTACCAGGACCGGCTCATCGCCGAACCCCGCTGCCACCAGGAGATCAAGGTGAACGTGGCCCGAGCCGCCACCGACGCGGCCCGCTGCGTCACCGGTTACGGCTCGTCCCGCGGCGGGTGCGGCGGCTGGGGCACATCGTCCATGGTCTACGGCACACTCGGGCGCCCGGTCGCCGGGAAGAGCGGCACCACCGACGGCAACAAGACCGCCTGGTTCAGCGGATACACCCCTCAGTTGGCGGCCTCCGCCTTCGTCGCCGACCCGGACAACCCGGAACACCTGGTCGGCTCGGGCCGCTCGACCATGTCGAAGTACACGGTCGCGCAGACGTTGCGAGACGCCCTCGATGGCAAACCGAGAGAAGATTTCAAACCCCCCTCCGACAAGTACGTCTGGTAG
- a CDS encoding TIGR03086 family metal-binding protein, with product MADRVPLDFEPPVRQIRALLLGVDDRDLAAPTPCPGWPVAALLDHLMGLSVAFTMAARKRAGAPGTDGPPPQPSADHLSPQWRSRLPVLLADLSIAWRDPGAWTGTAQAGGVTLPATAMGAVAMNELIMHGWDLARATEQDYAADPRALEVLIEFLGQSPADGTPGLFGPRIPVDTEEELLPRALGLAGRDPSWRPPRRRPIPSRAATAD from the coding sequence GTGGCCGATCGTGTGCCGCTGGATTTCGAGCCGCCGGTTCGTCAGATCAGAGCGCTGCTGCTGGGCGTGGACGACCGTGACCTCGCCGCGCCGACCCCCTGTCCAGGTTGGCCGGTCGCGGCCCTGCTCGATCATCTGATGGGCCTGTCCGTGGCCTTCACGATGGCCGCCCGCAAGCGCGCCGGAGCGCCCGGCACCGACGGCCCACCACCACAGCCCTCGGCCGATCATCTGTCTCCGCAATGGCGCAGCCGTCTTCCGGTGCTGCTGGCCGATCTCAGCATCGCCTGGCGAGATCCCGGCGCCTGGACCGGCACGGCCCAGGCCGGCGGCGTCACCCTGCCGGCCACCGCGATGGGCGCCGTCGCGATGAATGAGTTGATCATGCATGGGTGGGATCTGGCTCGAGCCACCGAGCAGGATTATGCGGCCGATCCCCGAGCGCTGGAGGTGTTGATCGAGTTCCTCGGCCAGAGCCCGGCCGACGGCACGCCCGGCCTGTTCGGCCCCCGCATCCCGGTCGACACGGAGGAGGAACTCCTGCCCAGGGCACTCGGCCTGGCCGGCCGAGACCCTTCTTGGCGACCACCCCGCCGCCGCCCCATCCCCTCCCGCGCGGCAACCGCCGACTGA
- a CDS encoding cobyrinate a,c-diamide synthase, producing the protein MSAPSSGHGKTAIAVGLLAALSGRGVPTAGFKVGPDHTDAAYLGLAAGRPGRNLDPRLVGAQRVAPLFAHGASGAQVAVIEGAMGLFDSLTGQPEIDGTASVAAALRAPVVLVVDVAAMGHSLAALVHGFRMFDEMVHLGGVILNRVASDRHEQMLRSAMDDIGMPVLGALHRGDLPNALPARTHGLVPVAHRTVEAGRAVRRLGEAVAGSLDIERLVALASSAPPIPGPIWTPSEAAGDQQFDFRPVIALAGGQGAPYTYVETAELLTAAGADVAVVDPLRDEALPPGTRGLVVGSGLPEGYAEELSANRRLCSAVAQFARDGWPVIAEGVALPWLGHELDGRPMCGVLDATATTAEQTVAGYREATAPGTSVLAPAGARITGYKQHRAVVTPRAGATPAWTWSGGNPEGFVWRQVHASQLGLHWAAAPEIARRLVGAAHAGPPSSTGGSPGQSGPPGSTGSSGTSGSHGPSGSHGPSGSQGSAGSHGPAGSPSVPGPPNNPMPPNMPSGPPQGMPSAPPAGHPAMPPQAVPVGQGMPSGPGSPSVPLGPPSGMPHDPAAVPPGQPIPGSGIPGGPGSSLPGTGYAAPGQPMSAGPGSGVAGAQPPLSGQVLPPLPGYHGHSSSDTQAPLTGQVLPPLPDYHAQQDFHDQPDSRDQPDFRQAGGQGQPEFPAQPSGQPDVRGGQSEYAGQQHFRGQGPSDFPGSQEFRGQGSSDFPGSQELRGPGLSEFPGQQDIRGQAGDRRQSDYAGQPDFHGQDFRGQAGGHGQSDYPGQPDFPGQSDFSGQPDFRGQSGGSGQPDFRGQPGGNGQPDFRGQPGGNGQPDFGGQPGGNRKPDFDGQPDFRGQSDFRGPAGGHEPSDFAGRPDFAGPSDFAGPSDFAGPPTFRGQPGGSGQPAFRGRPGGSGQPDFGGQPDFGGQPDYPDQDYPGQPGGHGQVGSHGQPGERGPGVPSGPGPHPAQGAQSGPDGHTVDLSVRS; encoded by the coding sequence GTGAGCGCGCCGTCGTCGGGCCACGGCAAGACGGCCATCGCCGTGGGACTGCTCGCTGCCCTCAGTGGCCGTGGCGTCCCGACGGCGGGTTTCAAGGTCGGCCCGGATCACACCGACGCGGCGTACCTCGGTCTCGCGGCCGGCCGGCCCGGCCGCAACCTCGACCCGCGGTTGGTCGGCGCCCAGCGAGTCGCGCCGCTCTTCGCCCACGGGGCCTCCGGCGCCCAGGTCGCCGTCATCGAGGGCGCGATGGGCCTGTTCGACAGCCTCACCGGCCAGCCGGAGATCGACGGCACCGCCTCGGTCGCGGCCGCCCTGCGCGCGCCCGTCGTCCTGGTCGTCGACGTCGCCGCGATGGGCCACTCGCTGGCCGCTCTGGTGCACGGTTTCCGGATGTTCGACGAGATGGTGCATCTCGGTGGCGTGATCCTCAACCGGGTCGCCTCGGACCGGCACGAGCAGATGCTGCGCAGTGCCATGGACGACATCGGCATGCCGGTGCTCGGCGCGCTGCACCGTGGTGACCTGCCCAACGCGCTTCCGGCCCGCACCCACGGGCTGGTTCCGGTGGCGCACCGGACCGTCGAGGCCGGCCGCGCGGTGCGCCGCCTCGGCGAGGCCGTCGCCGGCTCCCTCGACATCGAGCGCCTGGTGGCGCTCGCCTCGTCGGCGCCGCCGATCCCCGGCCCCATCTGGACCCCGTCCGAGGCGGCCGGGGACCAGCAGTTCGACTTCCGGCCGGTGATCGCCCTGGCCGGGGGCCAGGGCGCCCCCTACACCTACGTGGAGACGGCCGAGCTGCTCACCGCCGCCGGTGCGGACGTCGCGGTGGTCGACCCGCTTCGCGACGAGGCACTACCGCCGGGAACGCGCGGGCTGGTCGTCGGTTCGGGACTTCCCGAGGGGTACGCCGAAGAGCTCTCCGCCAACCGTCGGCTCTGTTCGGCCGTCGCCCAGTTCGCTCGGGACGGCTGGCCGGTCATCGCCGAGGGTGTCGCTCTGCCATGGCTCGGTCACGAGCTGGACGGGCGTCCGATGTGCGGCGTCCTGGACGCGACCGCGACCACCGCCGAGCAGACCGTCGCCGGATACCGCGAGGCCACCGCCCCCGGTACGTCGGTGCTGGCCCCGGCCGGCGCCCGGATCACCGGGTACAAACAGCACCGCGCGGTCGTCACGCCGCGGGCCGGCGCCACCCCGGCGTGGACCTGGTCGGGCGGCAACCCGGAGGGTTTCGTCTGGCGTCAGGTGCACGCCTCCCAGCTCGGTCTGCACTGGGCCGCGGCCCCGGAGATCGCCCGCCGTCTGGTCGGCGCCGCTCACGCCGGGCCGCCCAGCAGCACCGGAGGCTCTCCGGGCCAGTCCGGCCCGCCCGGTTCCACCGGCTCGTCGGGCACCTCGGGTTCGCATGGTCCTTCCGGTTCGCATGGTCCTTCCGGTTCGCAGGGTTCCGCTGGTTCGCATGGCCCCGCCGGTTCCCCGAGCGTTCCCGGCCCGCCGAACAATCCGATGCCGCCGAATATGCCGTCCGGCCCTCCGCAGGGCATGCCGTCGGCCCCGCCCGCCGGCCATCCGGCGATGCCGCCGCAGGCCGTTCCCGTCGGCCAGGGCATGCCGTCCGGCCCGGGCTCGCCGAGCGTCCCCCTCGGTCCGCCATCAGGCATGCCGCACGACCCGGCCGCGGTGCCGCCGGGCCAGCCGATTCCCGGCTCCGGCATCCCGGGCGGTCCGGGTTCGAGCCTGCCAGGGACGGGGTACGCCGCTCCCGGCCAGCCGATGTCGGCCGGCCCCGGCAGCGGCGTGGCCGGTGCGCAGCCGCCGTTGTCCGGCCAGGTGCTGCCACCACTCCCGGGCTATCACGGCCACTCGTCATCCGACACCCAGGCGCCGCTGACCGGCCAGGTGCTGCCACCACTGCCCGACTACCACGCTCAGCAGGACTTCCACGACCAGCCCGACAGCCGCGACCAGCCGGACTTCCGCCAGGCGGGTGGCCAGGGTCAGCCGGAGTTCCCTGCCCAGCCGAGTGGCCAGCCTGACGTCCGTGGCGGACAGTCCGAATACGCCGGCCAGCAGCACTTCCGGGGTCAGGGTCCGTCTGATTTTCCGGGTTCGCAGGAGTTCCGTGGTCAGGGCTCGTCTGATTTTCCCGGTTCGCAGGAGTTGCGGGGCCCAGGCCTGTCCGAATTCCCGGGCCAGCAGGACATCCGGGGCCAGGCTGGTGACCGGCGTCAGTCCGACTATGCCGGTCAGCCGGACTTTCACGGCCAGGACTTCCGCGGTCAGGCGGGCGGTCACGGCCAGTCCGACTACCCGGGTCAACCGGACTTCCCGGGCCAGTCCGATTTTTCGGGCCAGCCTGACTTCCGCGGGCAGTCAGGCGGTTCTGGGCAGCCTGACTTCCGCGGTCAGCCAGGCGGAAACGGGCAGCCTGACTTCCGGGGCCAGCCAGGCGGAAACGGACAGCCCGACTTCGGCGGCCAGCCAGGCGGAAACAGGAAGCCCGACTTTGACGGCCAGCCCGACTTCCGCGGGCAGTCCGATTTTCGCGGACCGGCGGGTGGTCACGAGCCGTCCGATTTCGCTGGTCGGCCTGATTTCGCTGGTCCGTCCGATTTTGCTGGTCCGTCCGATTTCGCGGGACCGCCCACCTTCCGCGGTCAGCCGGGCGGGAGTGGTCAGCCGGCCTTCCGTGGTCGGCCAGGTGGGAGTGGTCAGCCCGACTTTGGAGGTCAGCCCGACTTCGGGGGTCAGCCGGATTACCCGGACCAGGACTATCCGGGCCAGCCGGGCGGCCACGGCCAGGTCGGCAGTCACGGGCAACCGGGTGAGCGCGGTCCGGGCGTGCCGTCCGGCCCCGGGCCGCACCCCGCCCAGGGGGCGCAGAGCGGCCCCGACGGTCACACCGTGGACCTTTCCGTCCGCAGCTGA
- a CDS encoding ATP-dependent DNA ligase → MGIVRFVDIAATSAAVAATSGRKAKIELLAGALRRLDPGEIVAGAAYLAGELRQRQTGVGYASLRDRPAPAAEPTLTVAEVDAAIAEISAVSGTGSQARRKQMLGALFGAATAPEQLLLIGLFGGELRQGAQAGLLAEAIASAAEVPAATVRRALLLAGDLKIVAEAALIGGAPALAQIHLRVGTPLSPMLASSAPDVAAALLATGMPAAVDDKLDGIRIQVHRSGDDVAVYTRSLDDITARLPEVVAQVRALPLREAILDGEAMLLDETGRPRPFQETSSRAATRGARSSVRAAPPPGGEPAAAVDVASGLPAADGGAPAAAGTAGAVPAAEPFQGGAPAAFRGGTSAGGPPAASFRGGSPAAASRGGSPAGGLRPYFFDLLHLDGVDLLDEPGRVRWAALAETVPAAATVGRSVVESEEQAAAVFAAALAAGQEGVVIKDPEAPYDVGRRGSAWVKVKPRHTLDLVVLAVEWGHGRRHGWLSNLHLGARDPESGGFVMLGKTFKGLTDELLRWQTERFQELAVADNGWGVTVRPEQVVEIAFDGVQTSPRYPGGVALRFARVLRYRDDKSAGEADTIDTVRAIGAGHPPAPE, encoded by the coding sequence ATGGGGATCGTGCGGTTCGTTGACATAGCAGCCACCTCGGCCGCGGTCGCCGCGACCTCGGGCCGTAAGGCCAAGATCGAGCTGCTTGCCGGTGCGTTGCGGCGGCTGGACCCCGGCGAGATCGTCGCCGGGGCCGCCTACCTGGCCGGTGAGCTGCGACAGCGTCAGACCGGGGTCGGCTACGCCTCGTTGCGTGACCGGCCCGCGCCCGCCGCTGAGCCCACCCTCACCGTGGCCGAGGTCGACGCGGCGATCGCGGAGATCTCGGCCGTCTCCGGCACCGGGTCACAGGCCCGCCGGAAACAGATGCTCGGAGCCCTGTTCGGTGCGGCCACCGCTCCCGAGCAGCTACTGCTCATCGGCCTGTTCGGCGGCGAGCTGCGACAGGGCGCCCAGGCCGGCCTGCTGGCCGAGGCGATCGCGTCCGCCGCCGAGGTTCCGGCCGCCACCGTCCGGCGGGCACTACTGCTCGCCGGTGACCTGAAGATCGTGGCCGAGGCCGCCCTGATCGGTGGTGCGCCCGCCCTCGCCCAGATCCACCTGCGTGTCGGTACCCCGCTGAGCCCGATGTTGGCGAGCAGCGCCCCCGACGTTGCGGCCGCCCTGCTCGCCACCGGCATGCCCGCCGCCGTCGACGACAAGCTCGACGGCATCCGCATCCAGGTGCACCGTTCCGGCGACGACGTGGCCGTCTACACCCGCAGCCTCGACGACATCACCGCCCGGCTGCCGGAGGTGGTCGCCCAGGTCCGGGCACTGCCGCTGCGCGAGGCGATCCTCGACGGCGAGGCCATGCTGCTCGACGAGACGGGCCGACCCCGCCCGTTCCAGGAGACGTCCAGCCGGGCCGCGACCCGTGGTGCCCGGTCCTCGGTTCGCGCGGCTCCTCCTCCGGGCGGCGAACCGGCCGCCGCAGTCGATGTCGCTTCCGGACTTCCGGCCGCGGACGGTGGCGCACCCGCGGCGGCTGGAACGGCCGGTGCGGTGCCCGCGGCGGAGCCGTTCCAAGGCGGTGCTCCGGCCGCTTTCCGAGGTGGCACTTCGGCGGGCGGCCCTCCGGCGGCCTCTTTTCGGGGTGGCTCACCGGCGGCTGCTTCTCGGGGTGGCTCTCCGGCGGGCGGGCTTCGGCCGTACTTCTTCGATCTTCTTCATCTTGATGGTGTTGATCTTCTCGATGAGCCGGGCCGGGTTCGATGGGCCGCCCTCGCCGAGACCGTCCCGGCGGCCGCGACCGTCGGCCGGTCGGTCGTCGAGAGCGAGGAGCAGGCGGCCGCCGTGTTCGCCGCGGCCCTGGCCGCGGGCCAGGAAGGCGTCGTGATCAAGGATCCGGAGGCGCCCTACGACGTCGGCCGCCGCGGCTCCGCCTGGGTGAAGGTGAAACCCCGGCACACTCTCGACCTGGTCGTTCTCGCGGTCGAGTGGGGTCACGGTCGCCGCCATGGCTGGCTGTCCAACCTGCATCTCGGCGCCCGTGATCCGGAGTCGGGCGGGTTCGTGATGCTCGGCAAGACGTTCAAGGGCCTCACCGACGAACTGCTCCGTTGGCAGACCGAGCGGTTCCAGGAGTTGGCCGTCGCCGACAACGGATGGGGCGTGACCGTCCGGCCCGAACAGGTGGTGGAGATCGCCTTCGACGGCGTCCAGACGTCACCGCGATATCCGGGTGGTGTGGCGCTGCGGTTCGCTCGGGTGCTCCGCTACCGCGACGACAAATCCGCCGGCGAAGCCGACACCATCGACACGGTCCGGGCGATCGGCGCCGGTCACCCGCCCGCACCGGAGTGA